A single Cyclopterus lumpus isolate fCycLum1 chromosome 1, fCycLum1.pri, whole genome shotgun sequence DNA region contains:
- the LOC117737972 gene encoding polymeric immunoglobulin receptor-like isoform X3: MRVWNLQNLLLALCICVRSAAGLIRVSGYEGGEVQVSCPYSEGYESYEKYLCKKNCGNDDVLIKTTEPNKNKYSIHDDNQKRVFTATISDLSRTDAGRYWCGVTRNGKDIYTDVSLEVGHDTCCAQSTKVQSYEESSVSISCQYESEDQNLKYVCRGNQTSTCLEKAILTSDNKQTGQFRLTDDKVSKRFTVTITGLTQNHAGSYLCGVHGNTGLDVFSAFELEVKEWCCVRSSKLSGIVGRPVTMQCPYPPQHGDNRKFLCKGDHRNNCTDMVTRRSRFTLQDDVSSSSFLVIITELEAGDAGTYWCGSDSQWTVGNYTRIQLSAFFPQQTSTVVDTVGSQSTLIPGKLVNGVCVLSYIETHTIHTKEAWQHFGYLHILTLWFSLCRLCCSH; the protein is encoded by the exons ATGAGGGTGTGGAACCTTCAAAACCTGCTCCTCGCCCTGTGCA TTTGTGTGAGGAGTGCAGCAGGGTTGATCCGTGTGTCTGGATATGAAGGGGGAGAAGTGCAAGTTTCCTGTCCCTATAGCGAGGGTTATGAGTCTTATGAGAAGTACCTGTGCAAGAAGAACTGTGGCAACGACGATGTTCTTATTAAGACGACAGAACCAAATAAGAACAAATACTCCATCCACGACGACAATCAGAAACGAGTCTTCACAGCGACTATCTCTGATCTGAGTCGGACAGACGCTGGGAGATACTGGTGTGGGGTGACCAGAAACGGAAAGGACATCTACACTGACGTAAGTCTGGAAGTAGGACACG ACACCTGCTGTGCCCAATCCACCAAAGTCCAAAGTTATGAGGAGAGTTCAGTGTCCATCAGTTGTCAGTATGAGTCTGAGGACCAGAACCTGAAGTACGTCTGCAGAGGAAACCAGACCTCCACATGTCTGGAGAAGGCAATACTCACAtctgacaacaaacaaaccgGACAGTTCAGACTTACTGATGACAAGGTGTCGAAAAGATTCACAGTTACCATTACCGGTCTGACCCAAAACCATGCTGGGTCGTACCTTTGTGGTGTCCATGGAAATACTGGCCTGGATGTTTTCTCTGCTTTTGAGCTAGAAGTCAAAG aGTGGTGCTGTGTGAGGTCAAGCAAACTCAGCGGCATTGTGGGACGCCCAGTAACGATGCAGTGCCCCTACCCGCCACAACACGGGGATAACAGGAAGTTCCTCTGTAAGGGAGACCACCGCAACAACTGCACAGACATGGTGACAAGGAGAAGCAGGTTCACACTGCAAGATGATGTTTCTTCCAGCTCTTTCTTGGTGATAATCACAGAGTTGGAAGCAGGGGATGCTGGGACATACTGGTGTGGTTCAGACTCACAGTGGACTGTTGGAAACTACACCAGGATTCAACTGTCAGCAT TCTTTCCACAGCAAACCAGCACTGTGGTGGATACGGTCGGATCACAATCAACACTTATCCCTGGAAAACTggtcaatggtgtgtgtgtgctcagttaTATTGAAACACACACTATTCATACAAAGGAAGCATGGCAACACTTTGGATATCTG CACATTCTAACGCTGTGGTTTTCATTGTGCCGGCTGTGCTGCTCACACTGA
- the LOC117737972 gene encoding polymeric immunoglobulin receptor-like isoform X2 — MRVWNLQNLLLALCICVRSAAGLIRVSGYEGGEVQVSCPYSEGYESYEKYLCKKNCGNDDVLIKTTEPNKNKYSIHDDNQKRVFTATISDLSRTDAGRYWCGVTRNGKDIYTDVSLEVGHDTCCAQSTKVQSYEESSVSISCQYESEDQNLKYVCRGNQTSTCLEKAILTSDNKQTGQFRLTDDKVSKRFTVTITGLTQNHAGSYLCGVHGNTGLDVFSAFELEVKEWCCVRSSKLSGIVGRPVTMQCPYPPQHGDNRKFLCKGDHRNNCTDMVTRRSRFTLQDDVSSSSFLVIITELEAGDAGTYWCGSDSQWTVGNYTRIQLSASHSNAVVFIVPAVLLTLTFALVIVYKYRCNKVRGAGANMNRNVIKATETEEVMAGADIYENQDKACSQQGTSKPQSAGQHYDDVGDDQQESIYQNFTTTDDIYCNEMYNKANRR; from the exons ATGAGGGTGTGGAACCTTCAAAACCTGCTCCTCGCCCTGTGCA TTTGTGTGAGGAGTGCAGCAGGGTTGATCCGTGTGTCTGGATATGAAGGGGGAGAAGTGCAAGTTTCCTGTCCCTATAGCGAGGGTTATGAGTCTTATGAGAAGTACCTGTGCAAGAAGAACTGTGGCAACGACGATGTTCTTATTAAGACGACAGAACCAAATAAGAACAAATACTCCATCCACGACGACAATCAGAAACGAGTCTTCACAGCGACTATCTCTGATCTGAGTCGGACAGACGCTGGGAGATACTGGTGTGGGGTGACCAGAAACGGAAAGGACATCTACACTGACGTAAGTCTGGAAGTAGGACACG ACACCTGCTGTGCCCAATCCACCAAAGTCCAAAGTTATGAGGAGAGTTCAGTGTCCATCAGTTGTCAGTATGAGTCTGAGGACCAGAACCTGAAGTACGTCTGCAGAGGAAACCAGACCTCCACATGTCTGGAGAAGGCAATACTCACAtctgacaacaaacaaaccgGACAGTTCAGACTTACTGATGACAAGGTGTCGAAAAGATTCACAGTTACCATTACCGGTCTGACCCAAAACCATGCTGGGTCGTACCTTTGTGGTGTCCATGGAAATACTGGCCTGGATGTTTTCTCTGCTTTTGAGCTAGAAGTCAAAG aGTGGTGCTGTGTGAGGTCAAGCAAACTCAGCGGCATTGTGGGACGCCCAGTAACGATGCAGTGCCCCTACCCGCCACAACACGGGGATAACAGGAAGTTCCTCTGTAAGGGAGACCACCGCAACAACTGCACAGACATGGTGACAAGGAGAAGCAGGTTCACACTGCAAGATGATGTTTCTTCCAGCTCTTTCTTGGTGATAATCACAGAGTTGGAAGCAGGGGATGCTGGGACATACTGGTGTGGTTCAGACTCACAGTGGACTGTTGGAAACTACACCAGGATTCAACTGTCAGCAT CACATTCTAACGCTGTGGTTTTCATTGTGCCGGCTGTGCTGCTCACACTGACATTTGCCCTGGTCATAGTGTATAAATACAGATGTAACAAAGTGCGCG GAGCCGGAGCCAACATGAACAGAAACGTAATCAAGGCAACCGAAACGGAGGAAGTGATGGCTGGAGCAGAT ATTTATGAAAACCAAGACAAAGCTTGCTCACAGCAGGGGACCTCCAAACCGCAGAGCGCCGGTCAACACTATGATGATGTAGGTGACGACCAACAAGAGTCTATATACCAAAACTTCACAACAACAGATGATATCTACTGCAATGAAATGTACAATAAAGCCAATAGAAGATGA
- the tekt4 gene encoding tektin-4, translating to MSSEVLVARPHYDSRAVAQGVPGKEPPVELDVPPPASGSATAGYRSAKYSPAEWFSNYHTILQQAGTGRHEACSIQRESKALYQDAEAATFKTQAEGTRLLGERLQEIHSWKSELQQHIHQLLANTESLLALKTRLERALDATETPYAIATDNLNCRTRRLGPDLVRDTVEEELVKEVDLIRSVQALLKRTAAQVVTQIKMNREAKQTLELDWSDKYQAYSFDDHGGRYSNMSPDTQHHPSSAAMQDQVCNCTSWTKFTQDNLSKASQEEQATNSLRLLVERVLQDTTHDLRVQCSSVDRAFSQRCAELIEAKTQLEMKLTQVLEQIGAQERSIVAVQQAIHNKEAPLRVAQSRLYLRSLRPNMELCRDEPQFSLEGELRQLDATLASLRQQLSEARGSLSHLEESRMSLEKDINCKTHSLFIERGKCMTHRKRYPAVSTLSGY from the exons ATGAGCTCTGAGGTTTTAGTGGCAAGGCCCCACTATGACAGCAGAGCTGTGGCTCAGGGGGTCCCGGGGAAAGAGCCTCCCGTAGAGCTGGATGTCCCTCCGCCGGCCTCGGGCTCAGCCACAGCGGGGTACCGCTCAGCTAAATACTCACCGGCTGAGTGGTTCTCCAACTACCACACCATCCTTCAACAGGCTGGTACCGGCCGCCACGAAGCCTGCAGCATCCAGCGGGAGTCCAAAGCTTTGTACCAGGACGCTGAGGCCGCCACGTTCAAGACCCAGGCTGAGGGAACACGTCTTCTGGGAGAGAGACTACAAGAGATCCACTCCTGGAAatcagagctgcagcagcacatTCACCAGCTGCTCGCCAACACCGAGTCGCTGCTGGCGCTGAAGACGAGGCTGGAGAGGGCCCTGGACGCCACGGAGACCCCATATGCCATCGCCACCGACAATCTCAACTGCAGGACCAGGAGGCTGGGACCAGACCTGGTCCGAGacactgtggaggaggagctggtgaAG GAAGTGGACTTGATCAGGAGCGTCCAGGCTCTTCTGAAGAGGACTGCGGCTCAAGTGGTCACTCAGATCAA GATGAACAGAGAGGCTAAGCAGACGTTAGAGTTGGACTGGTCCGATAAGTACCAGGCCTACAGCTTTGATGACCACGGTGGAAGATACAGCAACATGAGCCCAGACACACAGCACCACCCCAGCTCAGCCGCCATGCAGGACCA GGTGTGCAACTGCACATCGTGGACAAAGTTTACCCAGGACAACTTATCCAAGGCCTCGCAGGAAGAACAGGCCACCAACAGTCTCAG ACTGCTGGTGGAGCGAGTGCTGCAGGACACCACTCATGATCTGAGAGTCCAGTGCTCCAGTGTGGACCGAGCCTTCAGTCAGCGCTGTGCGGAGCTGATAGAGGCCAAGACCCAGCTGGAGATGAAGctcacacag GTCTTGGAGCAGATCGGGGCCCAGGAGAGGAGCATCGTGGCTGTACAGCAGGCTATCCACAACAAAGAGGCTCCACTGAGAGTAGCTCAGTCCAGACTCTACCTGCGCTCCCTCAGACCCAACATGGAGCTCTGTAGAGATGAGCCCCAGttcag TCTGGAAGGGGAGTTGAGGCAGCTTGACGCCACTCTGGCATCTCTGCGCCAGCAGCTGAGTGAGGCCAGAGGCTCCCTGTCCCACCTGGAAGAGTCACGCATGAGCCTCGAGAAGGACATCAACTGTAAAACCCACTCACTGTTCATCGAGAGGGGAAAGTGCATGACTCACCGTAAACGATACCCAGCGGTTTCCACTCTGTCGGGATACTGA
- the LOC117737972 gene encoding polymeric immunoglobulin receptor-like isoform X1, protein MRVWNLQNLLLALCICVRSAAGLIRVSGYEGGEVQVSCPYSEGYESYEKYLCKKNCGNDDVLIKTTEPNKNKYSIHDDNQKRVFTATISDLSRTDAGRYWCGVTRNGKDIYTDVSLEVGHDTCCAQSTKVQSYEESSVSISCQYESEDQNLKYVCRGNQTSTCLEKAILTSDNKQTGQFRLTDDKVSKRFTVTITGLTQNHAGSYLCGVHGNTGLDVFSAFELEVKEWCCVRSSKLSGIVGRPVTMQCPYPPQHGDNRKFLCKGDHRNNCTDMVTRRSRFTLQDDVSSSSFLVIITELEAGDAGTYWCGSDSQWTVGNYTRIQLSAFFPQQTSTVVDTVGSQSTLIPGKLVNAHSNAVVFIVPAVLLTLTFALVIVYKYRCNKVRGAGANMNRNVIKATETEEVMAGADIYENQDKACSQQGTSKPQSAGQHYDDVGDDQQESIYQNFTTTDDIYCNEMYNKANRR, encoded by the exons ATGAGGGTGTGGAACCTTCAAAACCTGCTCCTCGCCCTGTGCA TTTGTGTGAGGAGTGCAGCAGGGTTGATCCGTGTGTCTGGATATGAAGGGGGAGAAGTGCAAGTTTCCTGTCCCTATAGCGAGGGTTATGAGTCTTATGAGAAGTACCTGTGCAAGAAGAACTGTGGCAACGACGATGTTCTTATTAAGACGACAGAACCAAATAAGAACAAATACTCCATCCACGACGACAATCAGAAACGAGTCTTCACAGCGACTATCTCTGATCTGAGTCGGACAGACGCTGGGAGATACTGGTGTGGGGTGACCAGAAACGGAAAGGACATCTACACTGACGTAAGTCTGGAAGTAGGACACG ACACCTGCTGTGCCCAATCCACCAAAGTCCAAAGTTATGAGGAGAGTTCAGTGTCCATCAGTTGTCAGTATGAGTCTGAGGACCAGAACCTGAAGTACGTCTGCAGAGGAAACCAGACCTCCACATGTCTGGAGAAGGCAATACTCACAtctgacaacaaacaaaccgGACAGTTCAGACTTACTGATGACAAGGTGTCGAAAAGATTCACAGTTACCATTACCGGTCTGACCCAAAACCATGCTGGGTCGTACCTTTGTGGTGTCCATGGAAATACTGGCCTGGATGTTTTCTCTGCTTTTGAGCTAGAAGTCAAAG aGTGGTGCTGTGTGAGGTCAAGCAAACTCAGCGGCATTGTGGGACGCCCAGTAACGATGCAGTGCCCCTACCCGCCACAACACGGGGATAACAGGAAGTTCCTCTGTAAGGGAGACCACCGCAACAACTGCACAGACATGGTGACAAGGAGAAGCAGGTTCACACTGCAAGATGATGTTTCTTCCAGCTCTTTCTTGGTGATAATCACAGAGTTGGAAGCAGGGGATGCTGGGACATACTGGTGTGGTTCAGACTCACAGTGGACTGTTGGAAACTACACCAGGATTCAACTGTCAGCAT TCTTTCCACAGCAAACCAGCACTGTGGTGGATACGGTCGGATCACAATCAACACTTATCCCTGGAAAACTggtcaatg CACATTCTAACGCTGTGGTTTTCATTGTGCCGGCTGTGCTGCTCACACTGACATTTGCCCTGGTCATAGTGTATAAATACAGATGTAACAAAGTGCGCG GAGCCGGAGCCAACATGAACAGAAACGTAATCAAGGCAACCGAAACGGAGGAAGTGATGGCTGGAGCAGAT ATTTATGAAAACCAAGACAAAGCTTGCTCACAGCAGGGGACCTCCAAACCGCAGAGCGCCGGTCAACACTATGATGATGTAGGTGACGACCAACAAGAGTCTATATACCAAAACTTCACAACAACAGATGATATCTACTGCAATGAAATGTACAATAAAGCCAATAGAAGATGA
- the LOC117737972 gene encoding polymeric immunoglobulin receptor-like isoform X4, protein MRVWNLQNLLLALCICVRSAAGLIRVSGYEGGEVQVSCPYSEGYESYEKYLCKKNCGNDDVLIKTTEPNKNKYSIHDDNQKRVFTATISDLSRTDAGRYWCGVTRNGKDIYTDVSLEVGHEWCCVRSSKLSGIVGRPVTMQCPYPPQHGDNRKFLCKGDHRNNCTDMVTRRSRFTLQDDVSSSSFLVIITELEAGDAGTYWCGSDSQWTVGNYTRIQLSAFFPQQTSTVVDTVGSQSTLIPGKLVNAHSNAVVFIVPAVLLTLTFALVIVYKYRCNKVRGAGANMNRNVIKATETEEVMAGADIYENQDKACSQQGTSKPQSAGQHYDDVGDDQQESIYQNFTTTDDIYCNEMYNKANRR, encoded by the exons ATGAGGGTGTGGAACCTTCAAAACCTGCTCCTCGCCCTGTGCA TTTGTGTGAGGAGTGCAGCAGGGTTGATCCGTGTGTCTGGATATGAAGGGGGAGAAGTGCAAGTTTCCTGTCCCTATAGCGAGGGTTATGAGTCTTATGAGAAGTACCTGTGCAAGAAGAACTGTGGCAACGACGATGTTCTTATTAAGACGACAGAACCAAATAAGAACAAATACTCCATCCACGACGACAATCAGAAACGAGTCTTCACAGCGACTATCTCTGATCTGAGTCGGACAGACGCTGGGAGATACTGGTGTGGGGTGACCAGAAACGGAAAGGACATCTACACTGACGTAAGTCTGGAAGTAGGACACG aGTGGTGCTGTGTGAGGTCAAGCAAACTCAGCGGCATTGTGGGACGCCCAGTAACGATGCAGTGCCCCTACCCGCCACAACACGGGGATAACAGGAAGTTCCTCTGTAAGGGAGACCACCGCAACAACTGCACAGACATGGTGACAAGGAGAAGCAGGTTCACACTGCAAGATGATGTTTCTTCCAGCTCTTTCTTGGTGATAATCACAGAGTTGGAAGCAGGGGATGCTGGGACATACTGGTGTGGTTCAGACTCACAGTGGACTGTTGGAAACTACACCAGGATTCAACTGTCAGCAT TCTTTCCACAGCAAACCAGCACTGTGGTGGATACGGTCGGATCACAATCAACACTTATCCCTGGAAAACTggtcaatg CACATTCTAACGCTGTGGTTTTCATTGTGCCGGCTGTGCTGCTCACACTGACATTTGCCCTGGTCATAGTGTATAAATACAGATGTAACAAAGTGCGCG GAGCCGGAGCCAACATGAACAGAAACGTAATCAAGGCAACCGAAACGGAGGAAGTGATGGCTGGAGCAGAT ATTTATGAAAACCAAGACAAAGCTTGCTCACAGCAGGGGACCTCCAAACCGCAGAGCGCCGGTCAACACTATGATGATGTAGGTGACGACCAACAAGAGTCTATATACCAAAACTTCACAACAACAGATGATATCTACTGCAATGAAATGTACAATAAAGCCAATAGAAGATGA
- the metrnlb gene encoding meteorin-like protein: protein MLRPWAAHWIAAVLLCRAVAQYSSDQCSWRGSGLSHESHRRDVEQVYLRCSQGSLEWLYPTGAIIVNLRPNTEPASGHTAGFHVCIKPHTHSQGSHLYLEHNGDLRMLLAEQDQAQGTVHCFSLAEGALFVEAVPQADISRRITAFQYELVSSQGPGAHLYPYLHPGLVTCEPCSDEEVLMAVCTSDFAGSGVFGGVVSGTNDHSPVVVTLSRLFRQKSRVFAWGGARGRSWRGRINVPTQCSVQPGGDEYLLTGSVHFGKAWLGCAPRYKDFQKLYVRAQKAGTNPCEIDTD, encoded by the exons ATGCTCCGGCCGTGGGCTGCGCACTGGATCGCAGCAGTGCTCCTGTGCCGGGCGGTGGCGCAGTACTCCAGCGACCAGTGCAGCTGGCGAGGAAG TGGTTTGAGCCATGAGTCTCATCGTAGGGATGTGGAGCAGGTCTACCTGCGTTGCTCTCAGGGCTCTCTGGAGTGGCTGTACCCCACAGGAGCCATCATTGTCAACCTGCGACCAAACACAGAGCCCGCATCGGGACACACGGCAGGTTTTCACGTGTGCATCAAACCCCATACTCACTCCCAG GGCTCTCATTTGTATCTGGAGCATAACGGGGATCTGAGGATGCTGCTGGCAGAGCAGGACCAGGCTCAGGGCACAGTGCACTGTTTCAGCCTGGCAGAGGGAGCTCTCTTTGTGGAGGCCGTCCCTCAGGCAGACATCAGCCGGAGGATCACAGCTTTCCAATACGAGCTGGTGTCCAGTCAGGGGCCTGGAGCACACTTGTACCCATACCTGCACCCTGGTTTAG TCACCTGTGAACCCTGTTCAGATGAAGAGGTCCTTATGGCTGTGTGTACCAGTGACTTTG CTGGCAGTGGCGTCTTTGGAGGTGTAGTCTCCGGTACTAACGACCACTCTCCTGTTGTGGTGACTCTGAGTCGACTGTTTCGCCAGAAGAGCAGGGTGTTTGCTTGGGGTGGAGCCAGAGGGCGGAGCTGGCGTGGCCGTATCAATGTACCCACACAATGCAGTGTGCAGCCTGGAGGGGACGAATACCTTTTGACTGGCTCGGTCCACTTTGGCAAAGCCTGGCTTGGCTGCGCACCTCGGTACAAGGACTTCCAGAAGCTGTACGTCAGAGCACAGAAGGCAGGAACCAACCCCTGTGAAATAGACACGGACTGA